One Owenweeksia hongkongensis DSM 17368 genomic region harbors:
- a CDS encoding phage tail protein encodes MDPFLAQIIMFGGNFAPRGWAFCDGQLLPISQYTALFSILGTTYGGDGRTTFALPDLRGRVPVHAGSGSGPGLSLKRVGEKGGAENVTLSEAQMPAHNHAIHGSNVGGDDSDPTTGNGFGTAANDLYIETAPSTNMGSGVMSNAGGGQAHTNMQPFGCVNFIIALQGVFPSRS; translated from the coding sequence ATGGATCCATTTTTAGCACAAATCATCATGTTTGGAGGAAACTTTGCTCCTCGCGGTTGGGCATTTTGCGATGGCCAACTATTACCTATTTCACAATACACAGCCTTATTTTCAATACTTGGAACCACCTATGGTGGGGATGGTAGAACTACCTTTGCCTTACCTGATTTAAGAGGCCGTGTGCCTGTGCATGCAGGTTCAGGTTCAGGTCCTGGATTAAGTTTAAAACGCGTAGGTGAAAAAGGCGGAGCGGAAAATGTAACTCTTTCGGAGGCACAAATGCCTGCCCATAACCATGCAATTCATGGGTCAAACGTGGGAGGAGATGATTCTGATCCAACTACAGGAAATGGATTTGGTACTGCAGCAAACGATTTATATATCGAAACAGCGCCAAGTACAAATATGGGGTCAGGAGTGATGTCCAATGCAGGAGGAGGACAAGCGCACACAAATATGCAGCCATTTGGATGTGTAAATTTCATTATTGCCCTTCAAGGGGTTTTTCCATCTCGAAGTTGA
- a CDS encoding T9SS type A sorting domain-containing protein: protein MKTKILSLLAVLLVCVIQAFAQTTVFSESFETNGEVSRYNSNRGGVCNDFFDRVSSTPSCFAGPITGVDGTWYFAGEDVDNGTAGGGPGSVTFVNHSISGLSNLQLSFKFGTPRAGYEIDDVILVQYSIDGGSFTNAIVLQGNPINGTNSGPLKVDTDRNPTAAPPTGADVPSSGTMSLYSYSIPGTGSNIVVKVVVDVDGGTEEIAFDLVKLEGTLAVNFPPVLANIEGASLNYTEGDPAAQVTNTLSISDTENDNITSATVEISAGFASGEDVLSFTSQFGVTGSQTGSTLSLSGIATLAQYQTVLRSVKYQNTNTINPSIATRTIRFQVSDGGNSNFQSRNINFTQTLNGPISLPACESFETDGHGTRYYAYEYASGNDFWQRHDASGGAHPSHGQAIIGADGNWIWVGEDVASSNPNPSGLGELLLQSFNAGAGTTFSVDIDVAVSDVSPSSWETNDYLKVQYKMDAGAWTTIGAFYGDASNNLVADANLDGIADPAGIILTNTLQRFTYNFNTSGTNLQVRVQHKSDGTEEIAFDRICVDGNVSGNAPPVLANIEAGILNYVEGSGVQQVTNSITVSDAESDNITGATIVVFQGFDASEDVLSFTPQFGVVGAYVGNTLTLTGSATPAQYQTLLRSVSYQNTDGSDPSLQNRTIQFQVSDGAGSNFQTRDISIDASLQAAQSLPYCESFETDGHGVRYAAYQFNDASNNFWERHDASGGAHPSHGQAILGATGSYIWVGEDVDEASNPNPAGIGEMLLTPFNVTSQDSFTVSVNLAVSDIAPLSWEASDYVVVEYKMDAGAWTKIGAFYGDGTTKKLTEDADLNGIADPAGTALTNTLAPFTYGFTASGGTLQVRLLHKSDGSEELGFDNFCITGFSSCNEPDIPTISTSGVCNPQTLSITSGNLNDATNWHWYTGSCGGTSVGTGNSIIVSPNSSTIYYVRGEGGCVTLGACASVTVGPDGVAPNPVCQNITVYLNAAGTVTIVAADVDGGSTDNCGVDSLYVDKTTFTCADVETDTVSLTVFDAAGNFSSCNAIVTIEDTISPVISCPGDVTVSNDAGVCGATVAYAISATDNCGVAPDSIPGFSTLGTHNGKIYYVSNIAFTPQNAYADALANGGYVVTVNNAAENTFLAQGIANRSLFEAWIGYDDSEVEGTFVWQNGEVSGYSNWDAGNPDNAGNEDYVELKFYGVWNDRTATTTMPYILERNIGIQQIEGIASGGFFPVGVTVNKFVAVDDDGNSDTCSFTVTVNDTASPTLFTDSICLGDSLYVGGAWQTVPGVYTDTATAASGCDSLLVTTLYYQADSICHSNTPDSLLIVSDASWMMSTEVNTVDAYSYPWRGVTTLPDVSTYTLPAVVGQPYHYHSIDSVDGARVLRGDNGIRFFRTTFNLNVDTGVAAQIISRMDDGMEIYINGHMIAREANRTTANFLGLPHNLVLLQNGDQDNGHNGDMEFDIVNNYRLDSVVVAGENELIIALRNAPQTSDKGGFSFRMELKTGEAYMPELTGYLVSDIEWMESTVTTPGGTSFNWSGVSGLPAANTFTKNVMLGQPYGYYSIEEVPGSFAIKSGTDVTYYTRRFTIMDSADVNVRLRSTFDESVMIYVNGVLIAADYSTNYSDRTLAAHDVDFQAGGTITNGNAGGDLFDQVESVDFDNILRKGDNYVTVALRNKGITDKGGFSLRLDLDKAGSPVIRKTTSERNGNEDKKANDLQVNFNIYPNPTTGRVIIDLIESPTGDNTVTVLDLNGKVIMNRSLVNPQTGIMDIDLSELANGMYIIRVKSGDTNYQSKRVMKF from the coding sequence ATGAAAACAAAAATATTAAGCTTATTAGCAGTCCTATTGGTTTGTGTCATTCAAGCTTTCGCACAAACAACGGTTTTTTCCGAAAGCTTTGAGACCAACGGAGAAGTCTCCCGCTATAATTCGAACCGTGGTGGAGTTTGTAATGATTTCTTTGATAGAGTTTCTTCAACTCCTTCCTGTTTTGCAGGCCCCATCACAGGGGTAGATGGAACCTGGTATTTTGCTGGAGAGGACGTTGATAATGGCACTGCGGGAGGCGGTCCTGGTAGCGTTACTTTTGTAAACCACAGTATATCTGGACTTTCTAATCTTCAGCTTTCATTTAAATTCGGAACACCAAGAGCGGGTTATGAAATTGATGATGTTATTCTTGTTCAATATTCTATTGACGGAGGTTCTTTTACAAATGCTATTGTTCTACAAGGAAATCCAATAAACGGAACTAATTCAGGGCCTCTAAAAGTTGATACCGACAGAAACCCTACGGCAGCTCCACCCACAGGGGCGGATGTTCCTAGTTCAGGCACAATGAGCTTGTATTCATACAGCATTCCAGGAACGGGGTCAAATATTGTGGTCAAGGTTGTAGTTGATGTTGATGGAGGAACTGAAGAGATTGCGTTTGATTTGGTTAAATTGGAAGGAACACTTGCCGTGAACTTCCCTCCGGTTCTTGCAAACATAGAAGGGGCATCGCTAAATTACACGGAAGGAGACCCTGCTGCACAAGTAACAAATACATTATCTATATCCGATACTGAAAATGACAACATTACCTCAGCAACAGTGGAAATTTCGGCAGGTTTTGCTTCGGGAGAAGATGTATTGTCTTTTACATCCCAATTCGGAGTTACAGGTTCTCAAACTGGAAGCACACTTTCTTTGTCTGGAATTGCCACACTGGCTCAATACCAAACAGTACTGCGCAGCGTAAAATATCAAAATACAAATACAATAAATCCAAGCATCGCAACACGTACTATTCGTTTTCAAGTGAGCGATGGAGGAAATAGTAATTTTCAAAGTAGAAATATCAACTTTACCCAAACCCTTAACGGACCCATTTCTTTGCCCGCTTGTGAAAGCTTTGAAACCGATGGGCATGGAACACGATATTACGCCTATGAGTACGCAAGTGGTAACGATTTTTGGCAACGACATGATGCAAGTGGAGGGGCTCATCCCAGCCATGGTCAAGCGATAATCGGAGCTGATGGAAATTGGATATGGGTTGGCGAGGATGTTGCTTCTTCAAACCCTAACCCTTCCGGACTGGGTGAATTGCTGTTACAATCTTTTAATGCGGGGGCAGGCACGACATTTTCTGTAGATATTGACGTGGCGGTAAGCGATGTGTCGCCATCTAGTTGGGAAACTAATGATTATTTAAAGGTACAATATAAAATGGATGCTGGTGCGTGGACTACCATTGGCGCTTTTTATGGTGATGCTTCAAATAATTTAGTAGCAGATGCCAATCTGGATGGAATAGCCGATCCCGCAGGTATTATACTTACTAATACTTTACAGCGATTTACCTATAACTTCAACACCAGTGGAACAAATTTACAGGTGAGGGTTCAACATAAAAGCGATGGGACAGAGGAAATAGCCTTTGATAGAATCTGTGTTGATGGCAATGTTTCGGGTAACGCTCCTCCGGTATTGGCCAATATAGAGGCTGGCATACTAAATTATGTTGAAGGCAGTGGTGTACAACAGGTAACGAATTCAATTACTGTTTCAGATGCTGAAAGTGATAATATCACAGGCGCAACCATTGTTGTCTTTCAGGGGTTTGATGCCTCAGAAGATGTGCTGAGCTTTACGCCACAATTTGGTGTGGTAGGGGCATACGTTGGAAACACCTTAACCCTTACAGGTTCGGCTACCCCGGCTCAGTACCAAACCTTGCTTCGCTCAGTATCCTATCAAAATACCGATGGCTCTGATCCTTCTTTACAAAACCGCACTATACAGTTTCAGGTTTCGGATGGTGCTGGAAGTAACTTCCAGACCAGGGACATAAGTATAGATGCCTCACTGCAGGCTGCCCAAAGCCTACCTTACTGCGAAAGTTTTGAAACTGACGGACATGGTGTTAGGTACGCTGCATACCAGTTTAATGATGCCAGCAATAATTTTTGGGAGCGTCATGATGCCAGTGGGGGAGCTCATCCAAGTCATGGCCAAGCCATTTTAGGTGCTACCGGTAGCTATATTTGGGTAGGTGAAGATGTTGATGAAGCTTCAAACCCAAACCCAGCTGGTATTGGAGAAATGTTACTTACCCCTTTTAATGTAACATCTCAAGACAGTTTTACTGTGTCGGTAAACCTAGCCGTAAGTGATATTGCTCCGCTGAGTTGGGAAGCAAGTGACTATGTAGTGGTTGAATATAAAATGGACGCAGGGGCCTGGACAAAAATTGGAGCTTTTTATGGCGATGGAACCACCAAAAAGTTGACGGAAGATGCTGATCTAAATGGTATTGCCGATCCGGCTGGTACAGCTCTTACCAACACTTTAGCGCCATTTACTTATGGGTTTACTGCTTCAGGCGGCACATTACAGGTTAGGCTGTTGCACAAAAGCGATGGCTCAGAAGAATTAGGATTTGATAACTTCTGCATAACAGGGTTTTCAAGTTGCAATGAACCTGATATTCCTACAATCAGTACCAGTGGAGTTTGTAATCCACAAACGCTTAGTATTACTTCAGGCAACTTAAATGATGCTACAAACTGGCATTGGTACACCGGTAGCTGTGGAGGTACTTCTGTTGGCACAGGTAATTCAATTATAGTTTCTCCAAATAGCTCTACTATTTATTATGTAAGGGGTGAAGGTGGCTGTGTAACACTTGGCGCATGTGCCAGTGTTACGGTTGGCCCAGATGGAGTTGCTCCAAATCCTGTTTGTCAAAATATAACAGTATATCTAAATGCAGCTGGTACCGTCACAATTGTGGCTGCCGATGTTGATGGCGGAAGTACAGATAATTGTGGTGTTGACTCACTGTATGTTGATAAAACAACTTTTACCTGTGCTGACGTTGAGACAGATACTGTAAGTCTTACGGTATTTGATGCAGCAGGAAATTTTAGTTCTTGTAATGCCATAGTTACAATTGAGGATACCATTAGCCCGGTAATTTCATGCCCTGGTGATGTTACTGTTAGTAATGACGCTGGAGTTTGTGGAGCAACAGTTGCTTACGCTATTTCAGCCACTGATAATTGTGGCGTTGCACCTGATTCCATTCCTGGCTTTTCTACCCTAGGAACTCATAATGGCAAGATTTATTATGTTTCAAATATTGCCTTTACTCCACAAAACGCTTATGCTGATGCTTTGGCAAATGGTGGCTATGTAGTGACAGTAAACAATGCGGCAGAAAACACCTTTTTGGCTCAGGGAATCGCAAATAGATCCCTTTTTGAGGCATGGATTGGATATGATGATAGCGAGGTGGAAGGGACTTTTGTTTGGCAAAATGGAGAAGTTTCTGGATATTCTAATTGGGATGCTGGCAACCCAGATAATGCTGGAAATGAAGACTATGTTGAATTAAAATTTTATGGCGTGTGGAATGATAGAACTGCAACTACAACTATGCCTTACATTCTGGAAAGAAACATTGGTATCCAGCAAATTGAAGGTATTGCCAGCGGTGGTTTCTTTCCGGTAGGCGTTACAGTTAACAAATTTGTTGCAGTTGATGATGATGGTAATTCTGACACCTGTTCATTTACTGTTACAGTTAATGACACTGCCTCACCCACCTTGTTTACAGATAGCATTTGCCTTGGCGATAGCCTTTATGTAGGTGGTGCGTGGCAAACGGTTCCTGGAGTTTATACCGATACTGCAACAGCAGCTAGTGGGTGTGACAGCCTTTTGGTTACCACCTTATACTACCAAGCGGATTCTATTTGCCACTCAAACACTCCCGACAGCCTACTTATCGTATCAGACGCAAGCTGGATGATGAGCACAGAGGTTAACACTGTAGATGCATATAGTTACCCTTGGCGAGGGGTTACCACTCTTCCTGACGTATCTACTTACACCCTTCCTGCAGTTGTAGGTCAGCCGTACCACTATCACTCTATTGACAGTGTTGATGGTGCTCGGGTATTGCGTGGAGACAATGGAATTAGATTTTTCAGAACTACTTTTAATCTGAATGTTGACACAGGTGTAGCTGCACAAATCATCTCACGTATGGATGATGGAATGGAAATTTACATAAACGGACACATGATAGCACGTGAAGCTAACCGAACCACAGCAAACTTTTTAGGTCTTCCTCATAACTTAGTTCTTCTTCAAAATGGTGATCAGGACAATGGTCACAATGGTGATATGGAATTTGATATCGTGAATAATTACCGCTTGGATTCAGTAGTAGTAGCTGGAGAAAATGAGCTTATAATTGCTCTTAGAAATGCACCACAAACTTCTGACAAAGGTGGTTTCAGTTTCCGCATGGAGCTAAAAACCGGTGAAGCTTATATGCCAGAACTTACCGGATACTTGGTTTCTGATATAGAGTGGATGGAAAGCACAGTAACCACTCCAGGGGGAACTAGCTTTAACTGGTCTGGCGTTAGTGGTCTTCCAGCTGCAAATACATTCACTAAAAATGTAATGCTTGGTCAACCATATGGATATTATAGTATCGAAGAAGTACCTGGCTCATTTGCGATAAAGTCTGGTACTGATGTAACCTACTATACCAGAAGATTTACCATTATGGATTCTGCCGATGTAAATGTGCGACTACGTTCTACATTTGATGAAAGTGTGATGATTTATGTAAATGGGGTATTGATCGCGGCAGACTATTCTACAAACTACAGTGACCGCACTCTTGCAGCCCATGATGTAGACTTTCAAGCAGGAGGTACCATAACCAACGGAAATGCCGGAGGAGACTTGTTTGACCAAGTAGAAAGTGTTGACTTTGACAACATACTTCGTAAAGGAGATAATTACGTTACTGTAGCTCTTCGCAATAAAGGTATTACTGACAAAGGTGGCTTCTCCTTACGATTAGATTTAGACAAAGCAGGAAGCCCTGTAATCCGTAAAACCACCTCTGAAAGAAATGGGAATGAAGATAAAAAAGCAAACGACCTTCAAGTGAACTTTAATATTTATCCTAACCCAACCACAGGTAGAGTAATTATTGATCTAATTGAAAGCCCCACTGGAGACAACACAGTTACCGTGCTTGATTTGAATGGTAAGGTGATCATGAATCGCTCCTTGGTAAACCCACAAACAGGCATCATGGATATTGACTTAAGCGAACTTGCTAATGGAATGTATATTATCAGAGTAAAATCTGGGGATACAAACTACCAAAGCAAGCGAGTGATGAAGTTCTAA